AAACTGCACGAAGCTGTTCGTCCACTGCCCGCTGAACGGTTGTGAAGGGGTGAACCGAGCGGCGTAATAGGCGATCACCGCATAAGCGACGACCAGCACCGCGATGTTCACGGCGACCAGATTGCGCCGGCTCAATACGGCGAGGAATGGGATGGCGATGTAGAATTGTTCTTCTACCGACAGGCTCCACAGCGGTATGACCGGGTATTCGATCGTCCAGCCATTGAAGGTGATGAACCAGTTGCCGGCGAATGCGACGAACGAGAAAATCTCTGCCGCCGAATCCGCGCCGGCTCCAGGCACAAACCGGTTCAATGCGGCCATCCCAAAGAACACCAGAAAGTAGAGCGGCCAGATTCGCAGGATGCGGCGGATGTAGAAAGCGCGCGTATCGACCCGACCGGTCGCCGCTATCTCGCGTTGCAGCAACTCAGTGATAAGGAACGCGCTCAACAGGAAAAAGACCGGCAGCCCGAACACGCCGCTCATCGTTACGGCATGATACCAGGGATGCGCGACGGGATCGATCGGTGCCAGATCGTTGCGATGCGTGATGAACACGCACAGGAACGCGAAGAAGCGAAGCGCGTCCAGCTCCGGCCGGTAGTAGCGCGGCGTCTTGCGCGCCGCTGCGGTCGCGCGCGTCGTGTCTGAACCGGCGTCACCCGGGTTCGCCCCATGTGACTCCGATGCGAGGGACGTATTGGGTCTCGCCGGCATATCGTGCTTTCAAAACAATCGTGTGTCCGCAGCCGTACCGGCGCGTACCGGCGCGATGCAATACCCGCCGGTTGGCTAGGCGACCATCGCACCTGCCGTCCCATATGCCCAGGCTCCGCGCGCGCTCACGCTCTCGAGGCTAGGAGCGGACCTCTACTCGACGACCTTCCATCCGCCGTCGGCGCTCTTCCCGATCTCCACGACCATCGTCTGCTTGGCTTCGGGCGCGTTGGGCAGCTTGACGGTCACGTCGACCATGCAGGCGTAGACGTCGGGCTTCGACGTGTTGCAGAGTCCCTTTTTCGAAATCGTCGCATCGCGCGCGGCGGCGGCCATCACGGCGCGTTGCGCCGGATCGTCGGTGCCGGGGTTGCGGATCATCTCCTGCCGCGCCAGATCTTCGATCTGTTTGTCGCTAGGCCCCGAAATCGCACCGCATCCCGCCACCATCAGCGAGAGCGCCGCGCCCAACATCATCGCTCTGGCCATGGATTTTGCTCCTGTTAGAGGTTCGGCCCGCATATCGCGCCGCTGCTCCGTCCGCTTTCAACATCGACGCGGATCGGCCGCCCGACCGATCTACCACCAGGTTTCGCCATTCGCTAATCACCGCCGTCGGACTGTCCTACACGCAGGGCCGATGCCATATTCCCGGCCACGCTCTTCGAGAGTGTCCGCGCCAACCATCTCGCTCCCGCTTCATTGCGTGTGAGGGCGGTGCCCGCACGCCCGCCGCGCCCAAACGTGACACGCCCGCACGGTGCGCAGGGTGGCTGACCTTGGCCGTTTTCAGGCCGTTGCCCCTCACGCCTCAAGCAAGTGTGAGGTAGATCTCCGCCTCGATCACCCACACGCCGCCGGTCTCGCGCCACTTGGCGGTGTACGCGCCAGAGGCGTTGGTCTGGCCGGCGGCGACGCCCTGCCAGCGCCCATGCTCCAACGCGATCGGCTCGACCGGCGATGCCACGATCGTCTCGGGCGTGCGCGTATACACCGTGCGCGGGGCGTGCGTGAACTCGCGCTTCCACGCGGCGAGCTGTGCCTTGCGCCCGCTCAGCACCGCGCTGTCGGTGCCGGTGACGAGCATTGCATCGGCCGCGAGCAATGGCCCGATCGCGGCGAGATCGCCCTCGGCGAGCGCGCGGTTGAACGCCGCGCGGCGCAGCCGGATGGCGAGATCGGCGCTCATCGCGCGAGCTTCACCAGCGCGGTGTCGAGCGCCTGCAAAAACCGCGAGCGATCGGTCTTGGCGAACGGCGCCGGCCCGCCGATCACGTCGCCGCCGGCGCGCAGATCGGCCATGATCGCGCGCGTCGCGATCGCGCCGCCGATCGAACTGGCGGTGAACGGCTTGCCGGTCGGCGCCAGCACGGTCGCGCCCGCCTTCAGGCAGCGGTCGGCGAGCAGGATGTCGGCGGTGATCACCACCGCGCGCGAATCCGCCCGCTCGGCGATCCAGTCGTCCGCCGCGTCGAACCCGTCCGATACCACCACGCGGCTGACCAGCGGGTGCAACGGCACGCGAAACGGGCTGTTGCTGACGACGACGACCGGCACATCGCGGCGATAGGCGACCTTGTAGATCTCCTCCTTGACCGGGCAGGCGTCGCCATCGACGAGGATGCGGGGGGTGGTCAGAGGGTTACGTCCTTGCCTGTGTTCGAACCCGTTCGTGTCGAGCGAAGTCGAGACACCCTGCGCCGCGCGTGCGGCATGTCCCTCGACTTCGCTCGGGACGAACGGCGTCTCGCAGCTACGCCGCGATCCCCTCGAGCGATTCGCTGATTTCGAACCACACCGCCTCGGCCGCTTCGAGCTTCTTCGAAACCGTCGCATGCTCCTTCAGCCGCGCGTGCGGGTTCATCCGCGCGAGCCACGGCTCGGCCACCGAAGGATCGGCGATGGCGCGGTCGATCGCGTCGCGCTGGCGGGTGAGTTTCGCGACCAGCGCCTCGGCTTCGTGCGCGCGCTTCCTGAGCGCATTGGCCTGTTCGCGCGCCGCGTCCGCGGTCTTGTCCTTGGCTTTCACCTTGTTCTTGGCCTCGGCGGCGGGGTCGCCGGCCAGCACGAAGGCGATATAATCCTCCATGCTGCCGTCATATTCGCGCGCGGTGCCGTTATCGACCAGCACCAGCCGGTCCGCGGTCAGCTCGACCATGTGGCGATCGTGGCTGACGAGGATGACCGCGCCGTCATAGGCGTTGAGCGCCTGCACCAGCGCCTCGCGCGCGTCGACGTCCAAGTGGTTGGTCGGCTCGTCGAGGATCAGCATATGCGGCGCGTCGCGGGTGATGAGCGCGAGCGCGAGCCGCGCACGCTCGCCGCCCGAGAGCTTGCCGACCTTGGTGACCGCCTTGTCGCCCTGGAAGCCGAACCGGCCGAGCTGCGCGCGCACCGACGCCGGGGTCTTGCCCGGCATCACCCGGATCATGGTTTCGAGCGGCGTGTCGTCGCCGTCGAGTTCCTCGACCTGATATTGGGTGAAATAGCCGACCCGCATCTTGCCGCTCGCGTTCATCTCGCCGTGCATCGGCGCGAGCTGCGCGGCGAGCAGCCGCGCCAGCGTGGTCTTGCCGTTGCCGTTGCGCCCGAGCAGCGCGAGCCGGTCGTTGGGGTCGATCCGCAGGTTGAGCCGCTGGAGGATCGGCGTCTCGCCATAGCCGACCGTCGCGAGATCGAGCGTGATGAGCGGCGGCTTGAGTTCATCGGGGCTGGGGAATTCGAACGACAAGGTCGGGTCTTCGGCCATCGATGCGATCGGCTGCATCTTGGCGAGCATCTTCTGGCGCGACTGCGCCTGTTTCGCGGTCGAGGCGCGTGCCGAGTTCTTGGCGATATAGTCCTGCAGCTTGGCGCGCTGCGCGTCCTGGCTCGCCTTGGCGGCGGCAAGCTGCGCCGCCCGCTCCGCGCGTTGCCGCTCGAAACTGTCGTAATTGCCGCTGTACATCGCGACGCGGCCGCCCTCGACGTGGAGGATCGTGTCGACGACATTGTTGAGCAGGTCGCGCTCGTGGCTGATGACGACCATCATGTTCGGATACGACTTGAGGAAATTCTCCAGCCACAGGGTCGCTTCGAGATCGAGATGGTTCGAAGGCTCGTCGAGCAGCAGCAGATCGGGTTCGGAGAACAGCAGCGCGGCGAGCGCGACGCGCATCTTCCAGCCGCCCGAATAGCTGTCGAGCGGACGGTTCTGCATTTCCTCGTCGAAGCCCAGCCCGACGAGGATCGAGGACGCGCGGGCAGGGGCGGTATAGGCGTCGATCGCGCCGAGCCGCTCGTAGATCTCGCCGAGCCGGTCGGCATCCTCGCACGTTTCGGACTCGACCAGCAGCGCGGCGCGCTCGACGTCGGCGGCGAGCACCGTCTCGATCGGCGTGGCGGTGCCTTGCGGCGCATCCTGCTTGAGATAGCCGATCCGCGTCTTGCGCGGCATTTCGATCTCGCCGGTGTCGGGATCGATCGATCCGATCATCACCTTCATCAGCGTCGACTTGCCGGCGCCGTTGCGGCCGATCAGCCCGACGCGGCTTTTACCCGGGAGCGCCGCGGACGCGTTGTCGAGGATCGTGCGCCCGCCAAGGCGCACCGTGATACCATTGATATTGAGCATAAGGCTGCGCGCTTATCATGCGGTGCAGCATTCGTCACCTCCCGCCGCAACGCCGGGGGTCGGGTGTGGAACACTTCAAGGGCTGACACGTTGAATCGTGCAGGACTGACGGCGAGTCGAGCGGGAGCCTCTTTCTCTCTACGGATACGAGGAGCGAACGATGAACGGAGTAATCTATTTTCGCGCGGATCATGAACTGGTCGGTCGTGTGATCGCGGAGAAACTGCGCCGCCGCACCGACCGCACGCATATCGACGACGGCTTCCGCGTGGTGCCCCGCAGCGGCGCGCGCTTCGCGGCGAACGCGGCGTAGATCAAACCCCGAGGGCTTTCGTCCCGAGCGAACGCTCTAGCGCGGCAACGTGATCGTCGCGGTCAACCCGCCGCCGGCACGGTTGGCGAGCATGATGTCCCCGCCCGCCTCGCGCACGATCGCGCGCGCGAGCGCGAGGCCAAGGCCGATCCCGCCGGTATCCTTGTTGCGCGAATGTTCGAGCCGGGTGAACGCCTCGAACACGTCGTTGAGCCGCGCCTCGGGGATGCCGGGGCCCCGGTCGCACACCGCGATCGTCACCTGATGCGGCGCTTCGGCGAGTTGCACCTCCACCTCGCGCGCATATTTCAGCGCATTCTCGATCAGGTTGCGAAGCGCCCGCCGCATCAGCGATGGCCGCAACCGCATCCGCAGCCGCGCACGCTCCTCGAACGCGACCTCCTCGCCGAGATCGAGGAAATCGTCGACCACCGCCTCGACCAACGCCGCCAGATCGACCTCGGTCGGCGGTTCGCTCGGGCGGCCGAGCCGGGCGAGCGAGAGGATGTCGTCGAGCGTGCGGTTCATCTCGGCGATCGTATCGGCCATGCGCGCGCGGTCGGTCTCGTCCTCGACCGATTCGATCCGCACACGCAGCGCCGCGAGCGGGGTGCGCAGATCGTGGCCGATCGCGCCGAGCATCCGGTCCTTCTCGTCGAGCATCGCCGTCACGCGCAGGCGCAGAGCGTTGAACGCGGCGATCACGTCGCGCACGTCCTGCGGCCCGCGCCCCTCGATCGGCTCGGCCGGCTCACC
This genomic stretch from Sphingomonas panacis harbors:
- a CDS encoding acyltransferase family protein; this encodes MPARPNTSLASESHGANPGDAGSDTTRATAAARKTPRYYRPELDALRFFAFLCVFITHRNDLAPIDPVAHPWYHAVTMSGVFGLPVFFLLSAFLITELLQREIAATGRVDTRAFYIRRILRIWPLYFLVFFGMAALNRFVPGAGADSAAEIFSFVAFAGNWFITFNGWTIEYPVIPLWSLSVEEQFYIAIPFLAVLSRRNLVAVNIAVLVVAYAVIAYYAARFTPSQPFSGQWTNSFVQFQFFAGGILLSLGLRGRQPDWPLIVRIALFAVAVGMWLVAFSVFGVTSYDAQSSVGEQLAGWLLVLGGAILMLVSVLGMPTRYVPKALVYLGRISYGMYLIHIIFFWIVFAKARPWMTEVTTRAGVPGWRDNIGMALAFAATVIVASLLYRYFEMPFLRLKRRFTSVPSRD
- a CDS encoding nuclear transport factor 2 family protein; this encodes MSADLAIRLRRAAFNRALAEGDLAAIGPLLAADAMLVTGTDSAVLSGRKAQLAAWKREFTHAPRTVYTRTPETIVASPVEPIALEHGRWQGVAAGQTNASGAYTAKWRETGGVWVIEAEIYLTLA
- a CDS encoding YaiI/YqxD family protein, producing MTTPRILVDGDACPVKEEIYKVAYRRDVPVVVVSNSPFRVPLHPLVSRVVVSDGFDAADDWIAERADSRAVVITADILLADRCLKAGATVLAPTGKPFTASSIGGAIATRAIMADLRAGGDVIGGPAPFAKTDRSRFLQALDTALVKLAR
- a CDS encoding sensor histidine kinase, with translation MALVIAAALFVAQAINFTLLLQERQRARIDGATGPVVGRIADAIERNTFGDPSRSDRGRVRSVAVSPVAPGGEHRPDIERSLRTALSEAGIKIGRVETEVRTLAPDDQRLRYTGKERRERFRRAGGELMIAVERPGRDWLVLSVPWFRGEDMIFWHLVSQTIVLYIVVLVPVLVAARQISKPLRALAGAARGFRPGEPAEPIEGRGPQDVRDVIAAFNALRLRVTAMLDEKDRMLGAIGHDLRTPLAALRVRIESVEDETDRARMADTIAEMNRTLDDILSLARLGRPSEPPTEVDLAALVEAVVDDFLDLGEEVAFEERARLRMRLRPSLMRRALRNLIENALKYAREVEVQLAEAPHQVTIAVCDRGPGIPEARLNDVFEAFTRLEHSRNKDTGGIGLGLALARAIVREAGGDIMLANRAGGGLTATITLPR
- a CDS encoding ABC-F family ATP-binding cassette domain-containing protein gives rise to the protein MLNINGITVRLGGRTILDNASAALPGKSRVGLIGRNGAGKSTLMKVMIGSIDPDTGEIEMPRKTRIGYLKQDAPQGTATPIETVLAADVERAALLVESETCEDADRLGEIYERLGAIDAYTAPARASSILVGLGFDEEMQNRPLDSYSGGWKMRVALAALLFSEPDLLLLDEPSNHLDLEATLWLENFLKSYPNMMVVISHERDLLNNVVDTILHVEGGRVAMYSGNYDSFERQRAERAAQLAAAKASQDAQRAKLQDYIAKNSARASTAKQAQSRQKMLAKMQPIASMAEDPTLSFEFPSPDELKPPLITLDLATVGYGETPILQRLNLRIDPNDRLALLGRNGNGKTTLARLLAAQLAPMHGEMNASGKMRVGYFTQYQVEELDGDDTPLETMIRVMPGKTPASVRAQLGRFGFQGDKAVTKVGKLSGGERARLALALITRDAPHMLILDEPTNHLDVDAREALVQALNAYDGAVILVSHDRHMVELTADRLVLVDNGTAREYDGSMEDYIAFVLAGDPAAEAKNKVKAKDKTADAAREQANALRKRAHEAEALVAKLTRQRDAIDRAIADPSVAEPWLARMNPHARLKEHATVSKKLEAAEAVWFEISESLEGIAA